Proteins co-encoded in one Bacillus paramycoides genomic window:
- a CDS encoding S1 domain-containing RNA-binding protein, with product MSIEVGSKLQGKVTGITNFGAFVELPEGLTGLVHISEVADNYVKDINDHLKVGDQVEVKVINVEKDGKIGLSIKKAKEREKTEGDRPRGEYQRGGDQQRSGRPQRNRSFNRDNRGGGNDRAPKETFEQKMARFLKDSEDRLTSLKRNTESKRGGRGARRG from the coding sequence ATGTCAATCGAGGTAGGCAGCAAGTTACAGGGTAAAGTAACAGGTATTACAAATTTTGGGGCTTTTGTGGAGCTGCCAGAAGGCTTAACGGGTCTTGTTCATATTAGTGAAGTTGCTGATAATTATGTGAAAGATATTAACGATCACTTAAAAGTGGGCGACCAAGTAGAAGTAAAAGTTATTAACGTTGAAAAAGATGGTAAGATCGGTCTATCTATTAAAAAAGCGAAAGAGCGTGAAAAAACAGAAGGAGATCGTCCACGTGGTGAATACCAACGCGGTGGTGATCAACAACGTTCTGGACGTCCACAACGTAATCGTTCTTTCAACAGAGATAACCGTGGTGGCGGTAACGACCGTGCTCCAAAAGAAACATTCGAGCAAAAGATGGCACGTTTCTTAAAGGATAGCGAAGATCGTTTAACTTCTTTAAAGCGTAACACAGAATCTAAACGTGGTGGCCGTGGCGCACGTCGCGGATAA